The following are encoded in a window of Emcibacter sp. SYSU 3D8 genomic DNA:
- a CDS encoding SDR family oxidoreductase: MSIIDKFRLDGQVAVVTGAGRGIGRAIALALAEAGADVAVAARRTGEIEAVADEIRALGRKSAAITTDMMDMAAIDNLAEETVKQLGKLTLWVNNAGGADDRTMRTFMDLPEYQWDYQLGLNLKAVWAGSIAAAKRMPEGGSIINISSIAAFKPAPMNGPYGAAKAGVNSLTKTLATELAPKIRVNAVAPGPIPTEVFMEALKLTEEQLPGLVDMIKIPMQRMGKEEDICGATVYLASPAAAWVTGEIITVAGGL, translated from the coding sequence ATGAGCATCATCGACAAGTTTCGCCTGGACGGCCAGGTGGCTGTAGTAACGGGCGCGGGCCGCGGCATCGGCCGCGCCATCGCGCTGGCGCTCGCCGAGGCCGGCGCCGATGTGGCCGTGGCTGCCCGGCGGACAGGGGAAATCGAGGCCGTGGCCGACGAAATTCGCGCCCTGGGGCGCAAGTCCGCGGCGATCACCACCGACATGATGGACATGGCCGCCATCGACAATCTGGCCGAAGAGACCGTGAAGCAGCTCGGCAAGCTGACCTTGTGGGTCAACAATGCCGGCGGCGCCGACGACCGCACCATGCGCACCTTCATGGACCTGCCTGAATATCAGTGGGACTACCAGCTCGGCCTCAACCTGAAGGCGGTCTGGGCGGGCAGTATCGCTGCCGCCAAGCGCATGCCGGAGGGTGGCTCGATCATCAACATCTCGTCGATCGCCGCGTTCAAGCCGGCGCCGATGAACGGACCCTACGGAGCGGCCAAGGCGGGCGTGAACAGCCTCACCAAGACGCTGGCGACCGAACTGGCGCCGAAGATCCGGGTGAATGCGGTCGCGCCCGGCCCGATCCCCACCGAAGTGTTCATGGAAGCCCTCAAGCTGACCGAAGAGCAGCTTCCCGGCCTTGTCGACATGATCAAGATCCCCATGCAGCGCATGGGCAAGGAGGAAGACATCTGCGGCGCCACCGTCTACCTGGCCTCGCCCGCCGCGGCGTGGGTGACCGGCGAGATCATCACCGTCGCCGGCGGCCTTTGA
- the dgcA gene encoding N-acetyl-D-Glu racemase DgcA: MIYQIRAERWPVAGVFRISRRSATETDVVVVEVQDGGFTGRGECGPNVRYGESAASVTSQLEGLREAVEAGIRREVMQARLPHGAARNALDCALWDLDAKRSGTPAWRLAGRSRPGPLVTAFTLSIDTPENLLAAAGAVADRPLLKIKLAGDEHDLARIRAVNAAAPQARLIVDANEALTIGALQHLAPLFAGLRVDLIEQPLPAGKDDALRGYSCPVPLCADESLHTRGSLDDIAGKYQAVNIKLDKAGGLTEALATAAAARERGLKLMVGCMLGTSLAMAPAMLVAQDASWVDLDGPLLLAKDRENGIRYDRGVMQPADTALWG; encoded by the coding sequence ATGATCTATCAAATCAGAGCCGAACGCTGGCCGGTTGCCGGCGTGTTTCGCATTTCCCGCCGTTCCGCCACCGAGACCGACGTGGTGGTGGTGGAAGTGCAGGATGGCGGGTTCACCGGGCGCGGCGAATGCGGCCCCAATGTGCGCTATGGCGAAAGCGCCGCGAGCGTGACCAGCCAGCTTGAAGGGCTGCGAGAAGCGGTCGAGGCAGGCATCCGGCGCGAGGTCATGCAGGCGCGGTTGCCCCACGGCGCAGCCCGCAATGCGCTCGATTGCGCGCTGTGGGATCTGGACGCAAAACGGTCCGGGACACCCGCATGGCGCCTTGCCGGACGGTCCCGGCCGGGACCGCTGGTCACCGCCTTTACCCTCAGCATCGACACGCCCGAGAACCTGCTGGCTGCCGCCGGGGCAGTCGCCGACCGGCCCCTGCTGAAAATCAAGCTGGCCGGCGACGAGCACGATCTGGCCCGTATCCGCGCGGTGAACGCCGCCGCCCCGCAGGCGCGGCTCATTGTCGACGCCAACGAGGCGCTGACCATCGGGGCGCTGCAGCACCTGGCGCCGCTTTTTGCCGGGCTGCGGGTCGACCTGATCGAGCAGCCGCTACCGGCCGGCAAGGACGACGCGCTGCGCGGCTATTCCTGCCCGGTCCCGCTGTGTGCCGACGAGAGCCTGCATACGCGAGGCAGCCTCGACGACATCGCCGGCAAATACCAGGCCGTGAACATCAAGCTCGACAAGGCCGGCGGCCTGACCGAGGCGCTGGCCACGGCGGCCGCCGCCCGCGAGCGCGGCCTGAAGCTGATGGTAGGCTGCATGCTCGGCACCTCGCTGGCGATGGCGCCGGCCATGCTGGTCGCGCAGGACGCGTCCTGGGTCGATCTCGACGGCCCGCTGCTGCTGGCGAAGGACCGGGAGAATGGCATCCGTTACGACCGGGGCGTGATGCAGCCCGCCGACACGGCCCTGTGGGGCTGA
- a CDS encoding enoyl-CoA hydratase-related protein, which translates to MSQEATATKTDPEVLLDIRDHIATITLNAPHRMNTISGPMLDLLARTLVEVDANADVRVVILTGAGRAFCAGLDLGGAKQGGTGMSGASTSSTISLRDTPPTVLHNMDTPVICALNGGAAGYGMDMAMGCDMRIMGEGGKLAAAFTKRGLLPESGGTWILPRLLGWAKAAELVFTGRTLGAADCLELGLVNKVVADAEVQSAARALAEEIAANAPLAVRAAKRMMRMGLKEPFDEHVHHVFLQLLPLLKTEDFGEGIKAFMEKRAPVFKGK; encoded by the coding sequence ATGTCACAAGAAGCCACCGCCACCAAGACCGACCCTGAAGTCCTGCTGGATATCCGGGATCATATCGCCACCATCACGCTCAACGCGCCGCACCGGATGAACACCATTTCCGGGCCCATGCTCGATCTGCTGGCCAGGACCCTGGTCGAGGTCGACGCCAATGCGGATGTGCGCGTGGTGATTCTCACCGGCGCGGGGCGCGCCTTCTGCGCCGGCCTCGACCTTGGCGGCGCCAAGCAGGGCGGCACCGGCATGTCCGGCGCGTCCACGTCCAGCACCATCAGCCTGCGCGATACGCCGCCGACCGTGCTGCACAACATGGATACACCGGTGATCTGCGCGCTGAACGGCGGCGCAGCCGGTTACGGCATGGACATGGCCATGGGCTGCGACATGCGAATCATGGGCGAGGGCGGCAAGCTGGCCGCCGCCTTCACCAAGCGCGGCCTGCTGCCGGAATCGGGCGGCACCTGGATCCTGCCGCGGCTGCTGGGCTGGGCCAAGGCCGCCGAGCTGGTGTTCACCGGCCGCACGCTGGGCGCCGCCGATTGTCTGGAACTGGGACTGGTCAACAAGGTCGTGGCCGACGCCGAGGTTCAGTCGGCTGCGCGTGCGCTGGCCGAGGAAATCGCCGCCAACGCCCCGCTCGCCGTCCGCGCCGCCAAGCGCATGATGCGCATGGGCCTGAAGGAGCCGTTCGACGAGCACGTCCACCATGTCTTCCTGCAGCTGCTGCCGCTGCTGAAGACCGAGGATTTCGGCGAGGGCATCAAGGCCTTCATGGAAAAGCGCGCCCCGGTGTTCAAGGGGAAGTAG
- a CDS encoding SMP-30/gluconolactonase/LRE family protein has product MGTRERRAPAAQSLIDACRATPVYTPPTTVVPAVNYRVIAEGLRFPEGPVVMNDGSVLVTEIQGQALAKCWPDGTVEVVAEVPGGPNGAAIGPDGACYVTNNGGFEFHTLPSGLVLPGHQANNYKGGSIDRVDLKTGKVTRLYDTVNGHALTGPNDLMFDRNGGFWFTDLGQGRARDQDRGGLYYGRPDGSLVKEAVFGLLTPNGCGISPDGKTVYAAESMSAHLLAFDITGEGEIAKAPGLFQGRTVASPGGNTYWDSLAIEEDGSIVIATPVKGGLTRITPDGQTIEHTPINTDFLATNVAFGGPDMKTAYVTLSGLGQLIAIDWPRPGLRLPYTA; this is encoded by the coding sequence ATGGGGACCCGGGAAAGACGCGCGCCCGCCGCGCAGAGCCTGATCGACGCCTGCCGGGCGACGCCGGTCTATACGCCGCCGACGACTGTCGTACCGGCCGTCAACTACCGGGTGATCGCGGAAGGGCTGCGCTTTCCCGAAGGCCCGGTGGTGATGAACGACGGCAGCGTGCTGGTCACCGAAATCCAGGGCCAGGCGCTGGCCAAGTGCTGGCCCGATGGCACCGTCGAGGTTGTCGCCGAGGTGCCGGGCGGCCCCAACGGCGCGGCGATCGGCCCGGACGGCGCCTGTTACGTCACCAACAATGGCGGCTTCGAGTTCCACACCCTGCCCAGCGGCCTCGTGCTGCCCGGACACCAGGCCAACAACTACAAGGGCGGCTCCATCGACCGGGTCGACCTGAAGACCGGCAAGGTGACGCGGCTCTACGACACGGTGAACGGCCACGCGCTGACCGGCCCCAACGACCTGATGTTCGACCGCAATGGCGGCTTCTGGTTCACCGATCTGGGCCAGGGCCGCGCGCGCGACCAGGATCGCGGCGGCCTGTATTACGGCAGGCCCGACGGTTCACTGGTAAAGGAAGCGGTGTTCGGCCTGCTGACGCCCAATGGCTGCGGCATCTCACCCGACGGCAAGACGGTGTACGCGGCCGAGTCCATGAGCGCCCACCTGCTCGCTTTCGACATCACCGGCGAGGGCGAGATCGCCAAGGCACCGGGCCTGTTCCAGGGCCGCACCGTGGCCTCGCCTGGCGGCAATACCTACTGGGATTCGCTGGCCATCGAGGAAGACGGCAGCATCGTCATCGCCACGCCGGTGAAGGGCGGGCTGACCCGCATTACGCCGGACGGCCAGACCATCGAGCACACGCCGATAAACACGGACTTTCTTGCGACCAACGTGGCGTTCGGCGGCCCGGACATGAAGACGGCCTATGTGACGTTGTCCGGTTTGGGCCAGCTGATCGCCATCGACTGGCCGCGTCCGGGATTGCGGCTGCCGTACACGGCGTAA